The Streptomyces pratensis genomic interval GGACCCATGTCCGGTGCCCTTCGGGTGAAGTTCTGGGGAGGGTGCCTCCGAGCGCGGGACGTAGTCCCGTCACTCAGAGTGCGTCGATGGTGACAGAGCCAAGCTGCTCATCGAGCATTGCACGCCTTCCCATGCCCCTATGGTCCCTCGGATGGGTGATTGGAGAGGCAATCTTCTGCCACCGGACCGGCCAGGATCACGTATCCGTCCTGCGGTGCACCCGCGCCACCCAGTCCGCCGGTGCGGCGATCTCAGCCTTGGTGGGAAGGGTGTTGGGGGATGTCCACACCCGGTTGAAGCCGTCCATCCCGACCTCGTCCACCACGGCCCGGACGAACTTCTCGCCGTCGCGGTACTGCTGCAGCTTGGCGTCCAGCCCCAGGAGCTTGCGCAGCGCCAGGTCCAGCCGGCTCGCGCCGCGCGCCCTGCGCCGCTGGAACTTCTCCCGGATCTCGGCGACGGAGGCCACCACATCGGGACCGACCCCGTCCATCACGAAGTCCGCGTGCCCTTCGAGCAGGGACATCACGGCAGTGAGGCGGCCCAGGATCTCGCGCTGGGAGGGCGTCTGGACGATCTCGACGAGGCTGCGTCCGCGGTCGTCCCCCTCCTCCCCCCGCTCGCCCTCGGGCCGGCTGCCGCCCGAGAAGGCCTGAGCCGCCTCGCGGAGGCGTTCGAGCACGGTCATCGGGTCGACATCGGTCTCGTCGAGGAACGACTGGATTTCGCCCTGCAGATGGTCGCGGAGCCAGGGGACGCCGGTGAACTGGGTTCGGTGCGTCTCCTCGTGGAGGGCCACCCAGAGCCTGAAGTCGTGCG includes:
- a CDS encoding zinc-dependent metalloprotease, which encodes MTSIGGAEMVDWNLAVATATRFVRPGPEISREEARAVVAELRRHAKASEEHVRSFTRMIPDGHEPEDTPVLVVDRAGWIRANVAGFRELLRPLLGKMEDRRGNGPGNAVLGAVGGKVTGVELGMLLSFLASRVLGQYETFAPATREFPASSKGGGRLLLVAPNIVHVERELEVDPHDFRLWVALHEETHRTQFTGVPWLRDHLQGEIQSFLDETDVDPMTVLERLREAAQAFSGGSRPEGERGEEGDDRGRSLVEIVQTPSQREILGRLTAVMSLLEGHADFVMDGVGPDVVASVAEIREKFQRRRARGASRLDLALRKLLGLDAKLQQYRDGEKFVRAVVDEVGMDGFNRVWTSPNTLPTKAEIAAPADWVARVHRRTDT